Part of the Branchiostoma floridae strain S238N-H82 chromosome 11, Bfl_VNyyK, whole genome shotgun sequence genome, TTATCCTTTATGCCTTATTGTTACAAAGCACTGGGAACAAGGAAACTTTGCAGAAGGATATCATTGGGAAACATCCATCATTTGATAACACAGCAACAAAGAACAATACAGATTTTTTATCTAAACCTGACATTAAACAATTAATTCTCCCATTGGAGTTGTCATGGCTTACATGTTACTAaattcacctcacctcacctattcCTTGACCTCTGtatgggtcgttggggcaccatgactccATCCACTAAAAGTACTCACAAAATCAAATGACAACAAATACTCTCCAGCTCTATGATacttgcaaataaaaaacaGAATAGAATTCTGACAAAATTATAATCTCACTGGCTAAGGTGGGTGGTCTTCATCATGAATGAATCAACAAATCAGAATTTCACTACATAGACTTGCTTTACTGGTTAAACCATTCTCAACTTTAGAAAGAATGGAAATTTGTCTTCTAAGACAGGAATGTAAATGTGAAATGTTGATAATATTGCCTTAATGTTTATTCATTGCTTGAGTGATATCTGCATGTAACTTATGTAAATGATCAATATTTTATGGTCCAATTGCTGAAGATAGCATTAAAAAGCCATATTTCAATGGTACTAAAATGGCCTTTTAATTCAACCCAACAACGATTTTTTCATATCAAGTACTGAAGGTACAAatataggtacatgtagtaccaaAGATAATATAAAGTTCTGTTTAAGATATGGAGTTACATTCCCATAACAAGGGAttacatttatttgttgctgGCTTTATCAGAATTGTCTTATAAATACAATCTCCTGGTTTACACCTATCAATAACTTGGCAGCATTTTCCAAAGTTTTTGGTTCATTACAGTCTGGATACTGTCCTTTGCACAAATAAGGTTAGgaaaagatatatgaaaacatCAACCATCACCTTGGATGTGATACCAGATTCTTAGATGCAAACAGGAAATGGAGATACTTGTATACTGAACTTCACATTTGGGTGAAAATGAacaaagtttcatttttattgcaTCATATATTCTAGAAATCAGTTTACAGCTGAGAATATCTGACAACTACAAGCTTGAGCAATTGCACAAGGAGATTAAATGATAAGATTTGTCAAAGCCAGAAAAAGTCTAAATTTTGTTTTGCAACTTTTCGAATCATGGAAGAAAAGAGACCATGACTCCATAAATGTATTACCATAATCATGATATAATGTTATTTTCAAATGCAGTCCAAAGTCACAAATTGATTTCATCTTGGGTTAGATGGCAGAAATTGTTTTCATATAATTTTGTTCATTATGAAAACTGCCTCAGAAAATCTGACTGTAGAACCCCAACCATGGTACTAAATTTATCTGGCCCAATAGAAAATCCCTACAGTTCATCCTTCACAGCAGCCTTGAAAGAGCTCAGAACATTCAGGCgatttttgatattttctttctgaGTTTTGCTAACTTTTCCATCCTGCAGCTTTTTCACCCTGGTGATTTCTGTGTTGACAAAATCTTTGCCCTTTTCCTGAacctttttcatgattttgatgtaCATTTCAGCTGACTTTTTGTCCTGTTCATCTTCGAGTGGCTTTGCCTCTTCTTCTGCCTTGGTGATGAGTCCTGTCAGTTTGTCATCCGGTGCTGCCATAAACTCCATTGTCAGCTTGTCAAATGCCTCCAGAGTAGCGGGTAGCCCAATCCACAGACCGCTGTTGTCCTTGACGAAGCGCAGAAGGTCGTCATACTTGATTTCACCCTCGTACGGGATTGGCTCATCCTTAccctacaacaaaacacaaataacatttttttatcaatcatAGTCTAATCCATATCCTTATATATcataaaatacaatatgtacatcaTTGTAATAGCTCTTGCAATAACTTTGAGATTCCGTATGCTGTCATAGTTACAAACCTGCATTATCAGCTTGTACTTTGGTGCTTCTTCTACATCCACTCCAAATCTTGTTCCGAGTTCTTCATTTTCCTTTTCACCAAACTCTGGATAAAGATAGGAGCATAACATGACAAATATGCGATTAACAAACTTGACATGTTTCATAGAGCATGAGCAAAGAGCAAGTTCAAGTCTCAGTCTTATCTTCATTAATTGTTCTACCATGCAAGATATAAGAATAAAAGAAaggtaaaaggtaaaggtagtcccatagcctttttgaagcTGTAAGGGCAGTGagcggtgcacacac contains:
- the LOC118425646 gene encoding endoplasmic reticulum resident protein 29-like is translated as MAGEGSLSILALVFTVFLQIYPSIGGQVKGSVPLDVTTFDKVVSKFPVVLVKFDEQYPYGDKQDEFKKLAEQLSTQKELLVAEVGISKFGEKENEELGTRFGVDVEEAPKYKLIMQGKDEPIPYEGEIKYDDLLRFVKDNSGLWIGLPATLEAFDKLTMEFMAAPDDKLTGLITKAEEEAKPLEDEQDKKSAEMYIKIMKKVQEKGKDFVNTEITRVKKLQDGKVSKTQKENIKNRLNVLSSFKAAVKDEL